A stretch of the Rhizomicrobium sp. genome encodes the following:
- a CDS encoding ABC transporter ATP-binding protein — translation MSDTGELAAAGAARSPALRLLADWIRRNRRALARVVVFAFLGASASLIQPLVYRVVVNDLSGLYVFSATRDALDDPSVAIDTSHAHRRGHVEPRTPDQAARTLFLAIGLLLLVNLGSRYFALAADNLAARTGSAIEQGIMVQALRHVLHLPLRFFSNRSSGAIAKQVDLTDQVSPVITTLAKDIFPEFARVAGAFAIMITQHWSLTLVALATLPAYLWISSRMARRFQVGLDDYYERWETVGAAIQEPLGAIKTVKLAGAEAQHVRAFDGVAGAAFRDHLERVQVQNRYLLWQVACVHVGQALVLAYGGWKVLTHQLTPGDVVMFVAYLDLIYNPIDQLTSAITALQDRFAKIGRAAVLLATGEEEAGGVPFPHGDGSVEFRDVRFGYAPEREVLRGVSFLARGDQVTAIVGPSGAGKTTTADLLLRLYEPSSGEILLNGVALHTVEPAALRREIGVVTADGALFSGTLADNIRYTRPEASDADVQRAALGAGLGPALERFTPGLRTQVGERGLGLSVGERQRVQIARVLVGAPKILLLDEATANLDYATEQEIGKAIAALRRGRTTLVIAHRYSMVRDADQVIVLDAGLVAESGPPQQLARQGGWFARLAQAANAPPAAPEDMRDPTPQPSLGEATGAPTNS, via the coding sequence GTGAGCGATACCGGCGAGCTGGCCGCTGCCGGAGCGGCGCGTTCGCCCGCGCTGCGGTTGCTGGCAGATTGGATTCGGCGGAACCGGCGCGCCTTGGCCCGGGTCGTCGTGTTCGCCTTCCTCGGCGCAAGCGCCAGCCTGATTCAGCCGCTGGTCTATCGGGTCGTGGTGAACGACCTGTCGGGCCTTTATGTCTTCTCGGCGACGCGCGATGCGCTCGACGACCCCAGCGTGGCGATCGACACCAGCCATGCGCATCGCCGCGGCCATGTCGAGCCACGCACGCCCGACCAAGCGGCGCGCACGCTGTTCCTGGCGATCGGCCTGTTGCTGCTGGTCAATCTCGGCTCGCGCTATTTTGCGCTCGCCGCCGACAATCTCGCCGCGCGCACCGGCTCGGCGATCGAGCAAGGCATCATGGTGCAGGCCCTGCGCCATGTGCTGCACCTGCCCTTGCGTTTCTTCTCGAACCGGTCGAGCGGCGCCATCGCCAAGCAGGTCGACCTGACCGACCAGGTTTCGCCGGTGATTACGACGCTGGCCAAGGACATCTTTCCGGAATTCGCGCGCGTTGCCGGCGCCTTCGCCATCATGATCACGCAGCATTGGTCCCTGACCCTCGTGGCGCTCGCGACCCTGCCTGCCTATCTGTGGATCTCCAGCCGAATGGCACGCCGCTTCCAGGTCGGGCTCGACGACTACTATGAACGCTGGGAGACGGTGGGCGCCGCGATCCAGGAACCGCTGGGCGCGATCAAGACGGTCAAGCTCGCGGGCGCCGAGGCGCAGCACGTCCGGGCCTTCGACGGCGTCGCCGGCGCCGCGTTCCGCGATCATCTCGAACGCGTCCAGGTGCAAAACCGCTATCTGCTCTGGCAGGTGGCCTGCGTGCATGTCGGACAGGCGCTGGTGCTGGCTTATGGCGGCTGGAAGGTGCTCACGCACCAGCTCACGCCGGGCGACGTCGTGATGTTCGTCGCCTATCTCGATCTCATCTACAATCCCATCGATCAGCTCACCAGCGCGATCACCGCACTGCAGGACCGCTTCGCGAAGATCGGGCGCGCCGCGGTGCTGCTGGCGACCGGCGAGGAGGAAGCCGGCGGCGTGCCGTTCCCGCACGGCGACGGCAGCGTGGAATTCCGCGACGTGCGCTTCGGCTATGCGCCGGAGCGCGAGGTTCTGCGCGGCGTGTCCTTCCTGGCGCGGGGTGACCAGGTGACGGCCATCGTCGGACCGTCCGGCGCCGGCAAGACCACCACGGCCGATCTGCTGCTGCGGCTCTACGAGCCCTCATCGGGTGAGATCCTGCTGAACGGTGTGGCGCTCCACACCGTCGAACCGGCAGCGTTGCGCCGGGAGATCGGTGTCGTCACGGCGGACGGCGCGCTGTTCAGCGGCACGCTGGCCGACAACATCCGTTACACCAGGCCCGAAGCCTCCGACGCCGATGTCCAGCGCGCGGCACTGGGAGCGGGTCTCGGTCCGGCGCTGGAGCGCTTCACGCCAGGCTTGCGGACGCAAGTGGGCGAACGCGGCCTCGGCCTCTCCGTCGGCGAACGCCAGCGGGTGCAGATCGCGCGTGTGCTGGTCGGAGCGCCGAAAATCCTGCTGCTCGACGAGGCGACGGCCAATCTCGACTACGCGACGGAGCAGGAGATCGGCAAGGCGATCGCGGCGCTGCGCCGGGGCCGCACGACGCTGGTCATCGCACATCGCTACTCGATGGTACGCGATGCCGACCAGGTGATCGTGCTGGACGCCGGTCTGGTCGCGGAGAGCGGGCCGCCCCAGCAACTGGCGAGACAGGGCGGGTGGTTCGCCCGTCTGGCACAGGCGGCGAATGCGCCGCCGGCCGCGCCCGAGGACATGCGCGATCCGACCCCACAGCCCTCGCTCGGGGAAGCCACCGGAGCGCCGACCAACAGCTAG
- a CDS encoding lipid A deacylase LpxR family protein, producing MRKILFGTTLAMLAAGLPQAAAAKDPADTRSGALSLQFENDIFFNTDQHYSNGIALSYTTAPQDTPGWLENFAHHLPFFGAKGEVRTNYQLGQDIFTPRRTGLVVPDPTDRPYAGYLYVGLGILSKSDTHLDQAQLELGIVGPSSLAEDAQNWVHTVIGDHKALGWHYQLRGEPIANVFYERSWKLIPPKSVFGLFFDLEPHIGFAAGNAYDYLNAGAMARVGINLPDDFGPPRLEPSLPGSSFFEPNGAISAYLFGGVDGRAVGRNIFLDGNTFETSRSVDKRILVGDVQVGAAVQLGGARLSFTHVFRTKEFDTQPSPDQFGSVDLTFRI from the coding sequence ATGCGTAAAATCCTGTTCGGTACCACACTGGCCATGCTGGCGGCCGGCTTGCCGCAGGCCGCCGCCGCGAAAGACCCCGCCGACACGCGCTCCGGTGCCCTGTCGCTCCAGTTCGAGAACGACATCTTCTTCAACACCGACCAGCACTATTCCAACGGCATCGCGCTGTCCTACACGACCGCGCCGCAGGACACCCCCGGCTGGCTGGAGAATTTCGCGCATCACCTGCCCTTCTTCGGCGCCAAGGGCGAAGTGCGCACGAACTATCAGCTGGGACAGGACATCTTCACGCCGCGGCGCACCGGGCTGGTCGTGCCCGACCCTACCGACCGGCCTTACGCCGGCTATCTCTATGTCGGCCTCGGCATCCTCTCGAAGTCCGACACCCATCTCGACCAGGCGCAGCTCGAACTGGGCATCGTCGGGCCGTCCTCGCTGGCGGAAGACGCGCAGAACTGGGTGCACACGGTCATCGGCGACCATAAGGCGCTGGGCTGGCACTATCAGCTGCGCGGCGAGCCGATCGCCAACGTCTTCTACGAGCGCAGCTGGAAGCTCATTCCGCCGAAATCGGTGTTCGGGCTGTTCTTCGACCTGGAGCCGCATATCGGCTTCGCGGCAGGCAATGCGTATGACTATCTGAACGCCGGCGCGATGGCGCGGGTGGGCATCAACCTGCCCGACGATTTCGGTCCGCCGCGGCTGGAGCCAAGCCTGCCGGGCAGCAGCTTCTTCGAGCCGAACGGCGCGATCAGCGCCTATCTCTTCGGCGGTGTCGACGGGCGCGCGGTGGGGCGCAACATCTTCCTCGACGGCAACACCTTCGAGACCAGCCGCAGCGTCGACAAGCGCATCCTGGTCGGCGACGTGCAGGTCGGCGCGGCGGTGCAGCTCGGCGGCGCGCGGCTGTCCTTCACCCATGTCTTCCGGACCAAGGAGTTCGATACCCAGCCGTCGCCCGATCAGTTCGGCTCGGTGGATCTGACGTTCAGGATTTGA